The Spodoptera frugiperda isolate SF20-4 chromosome 8, AGI-APGP_CSIRO_Sfru_2.0, whole genome shotgun sequence DNA segment ttgacaCAAGCTTTAGCTTCCGTTCATGATTTTCGATTCTGTAGAGATACTTGTCAGTAGATTCTCTGAGGTGAACACGCCAACTGGGCTCTCGATGTGTGTAGATGCGTctgtgacataaaaataaaaaatattagaattttggTTCATTATGAAATAACATTAGGTACGCAGTTTGTTATCATGTGTATCATGAAATTTTGCCTTTTCATTATTGAGTTGGGCAGTGGGCTACTCTGATTTTGCCTCGTCATTCAATAGCAGATAATAATTGTCACATTTTAGGATTAGATAAAACTATAACAAACTAGAAATTGAATAAGTATACATACCAGTTTTAACCACAACTACGTGAGGAGCAATGTCGAGCATCCGGGATACCAATCCTAGTGTGGGCTTGTGAGCGAGATCTACCTTGTAGAACTTTTTCACTGTGAATTTTTCGAGACTTTCCGTTAACGAGCCCGACAGGTTAACCAGTCTTTTACGTGCATTATCCGCCGTGAACACGCCAATCACAGACCtagaagaataaataataaattcattagtATAAAACTTGGAATAGTCATCATCTGTTCTGAAGAACTTGAAGATGGATGATCCTACTTCGGTAATTTGGAAACTACCACAATCAttgctacttatttattttaccttcGGGCTTACAGTGGTTCAAAGCCCACACAATTTAAACTTAGTTGTATGACAAACTTCTACCTTTATTTTGGACCAACTTTGGTGTTTTCAGACATTATGAACTATACAAGACATTTCTTATTAAGTTTACACACAGGTCACTTGTAGAAGTTATAAGATGAACATATTATTGCTAAACAACCATGTGTTTATGGTTCTTGTGATTGGCCTaaggttttctttattttggtGGTGTATAAATTGGATCCTCACTTATCAGTTGGTCTATGAAATATATTACTATAAGTGTATAGAGTGCCAGGCACAGAACAAGGAATAACATTAGATAAAGTCATCTAATGGCAATGAGCAACTAGAAAATTTTaacatgtttgtattttttgaaTGATTATAGAGATGTCAAGTCTCAGTGTAAAAACATCGCGGTTGCTATTTTCTTTGACAGATATTGTCAATTGCcgaattttctttttacagtTTTTCCAAAATGTATGAAATAGGTTAATTAGAATACTACAGAGAATATAATTCTACATATTTCGGAACATCTGAGTATACTTGAGGTTTTGAATTCTGTGTAGTTTTAGGGTTAATCAAGTCTACTGACATACGACctgttttacaataataatgtgtGATTTAAGTTTCTGTTAGATAAGGGCTTGTTTTAATATCTGTATAAGTTGCTTGGCTTAACTGACGcattattttgatacatttgacacggaaaatactttttattagttagttagttagtcaGGCAGGTGGATGTCTTTCTTACCCTTTATCGTTGACAACGCTCAACACTGGCGCGCCGCTTTCCTTGAGAGTGGCGAGCGCTTGCGAGGGCGAGCTGTCCTGGGACACGCTCTTGATGCTCTGCACCATATTCTCCGTTACTGGCTTGCTCCACCATCtagacacaaaataaaaattatgatgtGATGAATAGGTTGTTCATTTCATGAAGtctattttacttaaataattaatgtaaattgtaaCTTTAAATGCCAATAAGACTGTCTGAGATAATTAATCCCGAGACCCCATAATCGTTAGACACGCAGTTGCCACTACTTGACTAATGAGGTAGTAATTGTAATTCAGTCATAATAAATGTTTGCGCATTGTATATAATTTGCAATGTTATGACAATGACTGGATCTAACTAGATTAGTAGTCGCACATATGCATAAACAATAACATCTGTTATTGTTAGtcaattgataataataattatggataTGGAGCATGTCAATCGCAAGGTGCAATgtacgggtctgcggacggcgagaaAGGGCAGCTAgccgcccgatcagaaccagacccgtgcatgTGTGGAGCAGATGCCGACCGGAGCTCCGCCTTGAAAAGCCCGATTAGAAACGAGGtgatttttagccagtaagagtctgacactccctctcgcttcgcctactacgggagaagtcattcatGGCAACACGTTGACACCATGACAATGATATTGTTGCTAATCATATcaatgatatatattttttattaggtatataattattGCATAAATCCATGCAATAAAAATCAAGATATTTGGTATCATTGTAGCTTGTTCCGCGTAAAGAATTCGCGTCATAATagataactaaaaatatattttgtatagacAACGAATATTTACGAACCaccggttgggaaccactggtCTAACTAGACTGTAGCCTAGGTTACTATCTACGTATACGTGCATACCTATCGAACACACGAGCTTTTGTtgcttattgttattaaactcgTTATCAGCGTTATCGCGAACATGTGCTAAAGTGCTCTTATTAAGACGATGACATCTTGACACTATGACCATAATTTTGCAATTACATGTTGATATTAAGCGGAGATTACGTTTAATAATGGCGTAATTTTCATGAAATTGATTATTACTTATCTATGAGGAAGGTCAacgttagtatttttattggtGGCCTTTGATAAGGTATTTGTTGTCACTTGGTAATTACTAATTAGCAAGCTTGTTTTTTCCTTTCATATACACATAATATCTagcttaaataattaaaaagcggatttacatttatttttgtttaagtttctaaaattaatgtatgtaatCTTGACGGTAATTTTATCAGTTTAGATATCCAAtctatacaaatacataattttgtcaTCAGTCTGATAAGACTTCACTATAACTAGGTTCAGTTATCGTTTTCAGAGTTTGGtcgaaaatacatttattaccaGTATCCCTAATATGAGTTTGctgtacgtttaaaaaaatcgaaacgagagtgcgtttgACGCTCTGATTGAACGgtacgaatgaaccaactaacCAAATCGCCGAGCGCgttctcgtttcaatctcgttaaacctaaaacaaactcgtactaagcccatAGATTACCATGCATGTTACTGGAGTTACCTAACGAATATTTTTGGCAAGCTTAACTCAAGCGCGTGTCACTTAGGACATTAAAGATTTCTATATTTAGTAATGAATGCAGAGCTATATTGAGAATACTCACGGAAGGTGTTCCTTCACGACTAAAGGCTGGAAGTTCCTGGCCTCCATCCACTGGTCGGATATGAACTTGGTCATGTAGTTGCGAATGTTGTCGGGTAGCAGTACCACGCACTTCTGGCCTTCTTTCAACGACTTAGCTGCCTGGATAGCGCCCCACATCGCGGAACCACTGCTTCCACCTGTAATTTTATAAGGCTAGATATTATGCCGATATAATAGCAAAATATAGTTGTAGGTTAAAAGAGTTTTGTTTCGTATGATGGATTACGGAGAGATTGCCTACGTAGTAAAAACTGGTTTACTTTCGACTTTCATGCTATCtctatttgttaaaaaaagcaATTATTTCGCAATTAGTTGCATACTTATTTTAAACGGTAGGTCAACTTACCACAAAGTAATCCTTCATCTTTGATAAGTCTTCGGGCCATTGCCAAGGAGGCGTGGTCTTCTGATTTGATCCATTTGTCTATCACACCTCTGTCGAGTGAGGCCGGTAGGAAGTCGTAACCGATGCCttccaccttaaaaaaacaacaaaaacgtttaagaacatattttagattatttaaaTGTACTTGGCAGTCTTTTTGCCAAGTACATTTATTGCGATTTAGACAATAAATCGCAGTACATTTATTGCGATTTGCGTCATACAATCTAACATTTAAACATTCAAAATGTATTAACGTcgaagtttataataaaataataagaaatattatattcaattcGTCAATGAACCCGCTTATGTAAGAACTAAGTTTATAAACATgtaaatcttaataattatcataaaatactGATAACTCTCGTGTTTATAACGAATGCTGAGTTTATGTACAAAGGATGGATGATGTAAGAAAGTATTTAACTTGgggaatgaaaaatattttcatacagTAATGTATTTGTTGAAACGTCATAGAGTGTAACCAAAACAACTGGGGCTTATCGTAACATGTCGATCAATCTGTATGGAACGTCGTCACACAGGTCATGGCGTGCTATTTCTGCTGTGTTGAATTGATTATCGCTGCGAGATTCGTTTCAACACGACCATGGTACTGTATGATGGTGGGACGATAATCCCTATTAGCATTAAATATGTTGTATCTATGCTAAGCATAACTAAAGTAGCTCAAGAGATACAAAAGAACTACAAAGTTGTATTTTTACATTAAGAATTATTCATTGTCAAGAAAGTGGAACAGTTAGTTATTGTTACTTGTATTGTAGTTTGTAGTTAATATTTATGGACACCAAGTTATATCTCTGAGGTTGTTTCGGGatttcttctcagaatagtccgttaggaaatgccaAAGTGGTGGCTGGTGGTGTATGATTTTGACGCGCCATTTATCACACATTGAAATAGACTTATACGAGTATGTTGCATTATACGACTGATGGGACAATCAAATGGCTTGGCATCCTGTATATGGCTCTTGTTGAGTTGACTATTCACAGTACCCAtagagtatgtatgtacatgtgTATAGAGTACATACATTTTCGCTAAGGGATGGTAGTAGTAATTCCTACTAGGCGTGGTTTCAACGTGCTGTATATAAGTTGCTTCACACGTTTGGTGAATCGGACTACACATTAGCACATTCAGTGCCTATCAGTATTCGATAACGATACAGCATGCTGCGCATAATGTTCATTCATGCGccgtaatataatattaatgactGTTAATTTCCTGCTCGGTGCAATACTCGAACGTGATGAAGGTCTCATAATACGAATAGAGTTGTGGATAAActgttttaatatgaaaattatcaATCTTGAAATTGAGTATTTAAatagttgtaagtaggtacttggtCCTTTTTTAGCTATTCTAATCTTGTAagaggtacctacctataatactCAGGCTTTTATTTTGTCTAACACAATACAAGGTGTTGGTTATATTCTAatcatattgtaattaattgctATATATTTTAGAGATTAACCAAATAGTTACCTCATAAACCTGTACGTCTGACTTATTCAACTCCTCAGGTTGGGCAAGTATGGATCCGTAGGGGTCGACGCCGACCACAATGCACTTGGGGCAGCGTTCCTTGATCTTATGGCCGACTCCGGAGACAGTGCCACTGGTACCTGCACCCATCACCACCATGTCCACGTCATCGTCCAAAGACCATAGGATCTCTTCAGCCGTGCCGTCGTAGTGAGCCAGCGGGTTGCAGGGGTTGTTGTACTGAAATAATTGCAATATATGAATCGCCTGTTGATTATACATAACATTCAATTTTGTTCTACCGGGGTTTCGAGTCGCCATAAGTTATCACGGGCCCCAATTTGGAGCAGTTAGAACATTattacggggtggtttttagtcagtaagaggccgAAATTTTTTCTCGTGTTTGGTAGAATGagttatttgatgattttcctattttagtgatttttatatttttctcccGAGAAAAATATAGATTTCAGCTAAGAGCATTGGCGATTGGCGCAGTGACTGGGTAACACTGCTGAGCAACATAATCCTACTCAGTACTAAttagtaatacaaatattttgctataaattcatttgtgacaaataaatatttattatttacatttacacttGAACAGGAAAATACTGGTAGTTattgaaggaaaacataattaatCAGAAATGCAAATTAAAGACTGTGGGGAAATATTATAGGTCAGACAAAAAACAAGGAAAATtgtaacattttctttaaaacattattacttcttctgcatttttttaaggaaaaaataaatgttatatcaTTATTCTTGAAGTACCTATTTGGGGTTTGGAAAAACTgtgaataaaacctttttagacAATATAATATGGAGGGaaaatcaaatttatttatttttcacttacCTGGTCTAATAGGACAGCATCAGGGATCTCCTTGGACAGCCTGTGGGCTACCATCAGGTTGCTGGTGGGATCATTCCAAGCTGCTTCCGTGGGTGTTCTGATAATCTCGGCTCCTAGTGCTATTAATGTGTTCACCTTCTCATCAGACATTTTCTCTGGTAATACTATTATGCATCTGTAACCTGGAAGTAAGGAtttgattataaattatttgattttttcttGTAACACCTAGTCCATAGTATACaattgtaaaacaatatttaagtttacaaaacaataatatgtgttCATTTAATAGGTTAAGTTATATCCAAGTTTTTTTACCTCTGACAGCTGAAGCCAGCGCTAGCCCAATACCAGTGTTACCAGATGTAGGCTCCACAATAACGGATTTGCCTGGCTTCAGTATGCCTTTCTCTTCGGCATCAAGCACCATACGGTAAGCAATGCGGTCCTTCACTGAACCTCCGGGGTTCAAGAACTCACATTTTGCATCTAAAAAGAaagttatgataaaaaaatcctGTATAAAAAGAGTAGTTGAGTAGAGAATAGTAAAAGTATGTTATTATCTATCATACAAAGgatagaattattttaaaactgtcttcattaaaagaaaaaattgcATTTTCTAACTTTAAAACAGTGGTTACCAACTGGGGTCtgcaaaatgttaaaaaatggtCCAGGATtaagaaaaggttgggaacccctgctttagaagtatttatttaacatttcacTAGCTTTTATAATTGATTCTATTATCAATTAGTTTTATCAGAGTAGTttgcaatgaaaatatttgcaTTACACACAGATAAcagactattttaaaatatttttaagtcttaAAATATCCAAATGAACTTACACATGTCACATTTTATGCCTTCTTCTTTAGGTATCTTACTGAGTTTCACAAGAGGAGTATTTCCAATAGCATTTAAAATGTGAGGATGGGTTTTCTGGTTTCTGTCACtaaaaaacgataaaaagattttagtaaTGTATAATGGGCCATAAGTGTACAGTCAATCCAgttatttggtatgcaggtaagaaactAATGATTAGGTTCAGTAAGCACAGTAACCGTTGGCTCAGTAGTAAACCAAtggttacaaaatatataactttGCTGAAAAGCATAAAATGTTGTATAACAATGACTATTGTGTCTGCCTTGAatcattctttattttcttatcaaaatgtcaaataatttGGCTGACTGTGCCAATATAGAGAATAGTAAGTTGTTTTGATAAATAAGTACTCACAGGGGTTTCACGATATGCGGCATTTCCTTGAGGTTAAAAAACTTCCTGACCACATTTTCTGTGCTGTTTTCCTCCACATGGTTAGacatctttttattttgtttatttaactacCTATTGAACATAAAAATCTGTTATCAAATGAAAGCCTTTATAAggcaatgaaatatttatttcattaacttCTGGGTTAGTTACACTTAACTGATTGATAAGAGGTAACATTTGGtataaaaaacaatgattttaaaGTTTGTGATTTTAGGAGTCgaaaattgtataaaagttacaaaCCAAGTCACTTTATCGGCAACCACGCTGCGTATGAGCAGAATTTTATACTAGTTTATTCAGACAGTACAGTGCACTTAGCCGGCCACACGCGTTCTCGTTTCTTGACTCTCGTGTGTTCGAGTGGGACGCACAGTGGGACGTGCGGTCAAGATAAACTTCTCACTCACACTAATCAAAGAGAATATTACTTCTACACTAATCTGTCTACAGTTTCACATTTACACGTTATTTCACGCACGGACTCATGCGATAAATACTCAACCACACTAAACGTCAAACAGAAAGTGgtgaaataaagttttaactGTCACTGTCAAGTCTTTATACGGacttgtaaataaacaatagtggCGTATGCACTGTGCACCGTATAACTTTTAGGTCagtgcaaaaaaataaaacccacTGATATGTGTTGTGTCCGTATGTCTCCTGTTAACAACATTTGCCGACTGGACGTGATGTATAAAACTAcccttatttaaaaatatattttctattttccagtttttttatgtatagtaGAGTAGTTCAAGTAGTTGTTTTAGTGGGTAATTGcgtaaaaacaatatattttaaaataataattgtaatttgacAACATCATTGATTTTCCTCCCATAGATgaaaatataaagatttatatcttgcatataattattacttatagaGGTTAGGTAGGTAATTACCTACTTAGATAGCTATTTTTTTGTAGCGAAAagattatacatattttcttattgaggatttaaataaaagaatatttttgcaataaatattcgtttaataatgtttagtaACTAATTAATCGCAGTTTAATAATGACAAAAGTACATGGTGATAAgtgcaataattaattactctAAGTATAATTTCGAGTgttgtacttatatttatatagaactATCTacttagtttgttttgttattatgtagccctaaaaagaaataataataagaatccGGTTGATGAACCATTTGATTTTCAATGCTCGAGAATGTATGGAGCGCTTCAAGAGTAGAGTCTTGAAGCGCTTTGAAACTTAAGTCAGTCGAGGGGACTTAACCACCATATGAGATTAAGGGTAGGCGCGAACGGGCCACTGGTCACACTAGAATATGTGTGCAATAGCACACATATTCTAGTGTGACAAAATGTTCTATTGAACATTTTGTATAGAGTAAGACCAAACACGTGTAGCCGGTGGCGGCCACTCGCTACAGTACCCTTACGAAAATGaagcgaatgaactaaccaatcagagcgcccaatAGGCTCTCATTTCAATTTCGATAAACTTAAAGAAGCCCTCAGAAGGCCACGGTCACACAAGACATATGATATGTTCTACTGTAAGACCAATAATAATTGGATGTACCCAATGTAGCCGGCGGTGGTATCGTCTACGTCATCTGCGTATTAATAATGGCTGTCGCCCATTTCTTACTCTGTCACAAAAGTAGCTGAAGCGCACGACAGCCACCGCTGGGTGTGGTCGGTGGCCCGTTCGCACCAAGccttgttgtttgttttgttgtttgtttgcgATCTCATACGCCTTCTGAAGATCTAGACCTAGTGATCccattaatacaaataaactaGCAAAAGAATAATAGATAATGAGAAGATAttataattctaaaataatgagtaaatatagtaggtacttaatattacagtaacataataatgacGCATTAATTAGGTCTTCAAATATTATTCTGATGCTTCAAGATGAAGTCCAACACCACCTCCGAAGTGATTATTCCTTTTGGTATTAACCctgaaagagaaaatatttgtttacttttaggTGATATTAGGTTAAATTAGACTAAGgactttattattatcaaacataACTACCATGTTAGATCATGCCagaatctgggggcacggtagtgccccgccaagacgagccaagcgaagcgcaagggcactacctaccttttctcgaagcgcttcgtcgtatttttgaaccttcataacttgagtttgggttataccagataaacttaataaacctctaaagtttcaatagcatagctcttatactttagattttattgatatctaaaataccccgatttcgtcactcactcactcactcactcactcactcactcactcactgatgatcaacaaaattcttaaggtacttcctgaagtcctagaaaactgaaatttggtatgtaagctagtattagtacccaaacaataaaaaaatcctaaaacttggaacttttaccccccaaccccttaaactagggggtgaaagtttgttcgagacttccgcaacttttgaccctagaggtctgaatgcggccgcggaggggtaaaaatctgaaatagggaaacttaattccctatttcctgcttgagatctgaaaattatacacaagtacatagaacacaaacttttcatcaaatcaaaacattatcctacccataagtacttagatatgaataatattactacacttcacttcggtaagtgtttattaatcaacctatacttttgaacataagcatcgtaagtatagtatgcgccaacgcccgccgcctgcaccctcgtccccgcgcagtagctaaaaataaatcggcccgtcagcgagcgcggcacccgaacgcgggcagacgcgcgagggcagacgtcgttgacggttgtctcgttgaatgaaaagttttcggaatatttcggtgatttaaaagtttgctatcgcggagaaaaaaaccatttgcctaatatttaattgttagtagtttagtaggtaaaggtttagatactagtgttttaattttcattgataaaaagtattaggattacgtttccaattttcttataaatttagtagtttagtaggtgaatttgtcgctcattttatctttctatcataagcaacctacaaaaagaaatgaaatcccacaaaaacatttcatgttaaatgttgccaagacgagaccatatagctcgcactgtcaaaaagtaatcagatcccgtgtagagccaagtttctaacccgatacttttgaactggcgagttggccgcacggaaagagtttagaagattgaatagatttttaagctcaagcccatatgacgaatagcaaaaagtccgtgcggccgactcgccagttcaaaagtatagggttagaaacttggctctacacgggatctgattactttttgacagtgcgagctatatggtctcgtcttggcaacatttaacatgaaatgtttttgtgggatatacCTATTTAACAAATCAAATACTGATACTAACGGACCACAGACTAGAGTTTAGACGCACAAGATAGACCGACGACCTTATAAAGTTCGACGTTCAGAAAGTCTTCCCAATTAtttccaatccccgatgccCCAacaacttaaattcctaacccccaaaaggccggcaacatacttgaaacgcctctggtgcttcgagtgtccatgggcggcggtgattgcttacgatcaggtggTCTTTTCGCTTGTTTACCGgataataccataaaaaagtagagGAGGACGAGATAGGATGATGACTAATAAGTAAAGAAGTACAATATTCACCTGGATTGTTATTGTTGCCATTTTTGTATTCTTCTACGACTGCAACAAACGGAGCTATGTCTAGTATTCTCGCTGCTAAGCCTACAGTCgcattttccttattttctaTAATCTTGTGGTGTTTCTTCAAAACATGTTTGATTGCCTTGTCATGGAAATCGAGTGGAGTCTTACATTTAGGATTCGTGGCTGCAGCTCTTAAGCTGTCTTTTGAAATGACGCCCTTGAGCAATCTGAAATTaagaaatcatttttttaaaacctttgGCTATGACTAGGAGCACTGCCTTATCCCCAATTCAAATATAGAGTGTGTGTAAGCATACTGGGTGTGTTTGTTACCCAGTGGGAGTAAGAGTGGGCTTTTCAAATTTCTGTTTAGCCTGGAATAGTGCGGCTGAGGCAAATTACCAATAGAAGCTTTACACGTACCCATCTTCGTTGACGATGAATGCTATGTTGTGCTTAGTGTCCATAGCAGTGAGGGTCTCCAGACATGAGCTGCTGTCACGAATCATGGGCACGGTGCGGATGATATTTAGATTCGAAATACATCTTGTCCACCATCTGAAATATTGTGATCGATACACTCAATGATGTAGaaacagacaaaataaaaaaaaaacggtttttgaaagaagttaatataatttcagtttaaaaatattgctgATCTCTCTGCTTACTTGATGATGtggatatttattaaaaaaacgtattttttaaactggCACCTTCTTT contains these protein-coding regions:
- the LOC118275758 gene encoding uncharacterized protein LOC118275758 — encoded protein: MNVKHNEPGKAIYNSILEVIGHTPLVKLNRIPKDHGLQCQMYAKCEYINPGGSIKDRIAHTMIQEAEYEGKIHPGVTRLVEPTSGNTGIGVSLVAAVKGYKCTIVTPDKNSDEKMSTMNLLGAEIIQTPSNIHHQDPGSFMSVTRQILEEDPNAYSLDQYSNRYNPLTHHEHTAVEILDALENVDMFVMGTGTGGTVTGTGKKLKEKCPGCTIVTVDPAGSIIFEEGPQFPFFVEGIGGDFVPDVLDKHVIDKVIKPDDYDAFNMSRELIQKEGLLCGGSSGAITYAAIQAAKERKLGPDQKVVVILPDGIRNYMTKFVNDQWMEAHLFKPIPKRDFPWWTRCISNLNIIRTVPMIRDSSSCLETLTAMDTKHNIAFIVNEDGLLKGVISKDSLRAAATNPKCKTPLDFHDKAIKHVLKKHHKIIENKENATVGLAARILDIAPFVAVVEEYKNGNNNNPGLDLQKAYEIANKQQNKQQGLVRTGHRPHPAVAVVRFSYFCDRLNKQNKKMSNHVEENSTENVVRKFFNLKEMPHIVKPLDRNQKTHPHILNAIGNTPLVKLSKIPKEEGIKCDMYAKCEFLNPGGSVKDRIAYRMVLDAEEKGILKPGKSVIVEPTSGNTGIGLALASAVRGYRCIIVLPEKMSDEKVNTLIALGAEIIRTPTEAAWNDPTSNLMVAHRLSKEIPDAVLLDQYNNPCNPLAHYDGTAEEILWSLDDDVDMVVMGAGTSGTVSGVGHKIKERCPKCIVVGVDPYGSILAQPEELNKSDVQVYEVEGIGYDFLPASLDRGVIDKWIKSEDHASLAMARRLIKDEGLLCGGSSGSAMWGAIQAAKSLKEGQKCVVLLPDNIRNYMTKFISDQWMEARNFQPLVVKEHLPWWSKPVTENMVQSIKSVSQDSSPSQALATLKESGAPVLSVVNDKGSVIGVFTADNARKRLVNLSGSLTESLEKFTVKKFYKVDLAHKPTLGLVSRMLDIAPHVVVVKTDASTHIESPVGVFTSENLLTSISTESKIMNGS